A window from Aquabacterium sp. NJ1 encodes these proteins:
- the gatC gene encoding Asp-tRNA(Asn)/Glu-tRNA(Gln) amidotransferase subunit GatC, with amino-acid sequence MALTPADVSRIAQLARLELSADEQGAMLTQLNEFFDIVEKMRAVDTSGVEPLYTPLSAIEDVTLRLREDAVTEPNNREANMANAPAQDGGLFLVPKVIE; translated from the coding sequence ATGGCCCTGACCCCTGCCGACGTCAGCCGCATTGCCCAACTCGCCCGCCTCGAACTGAGTGCCGACGAGCAAGGCGCGATGCTGACGCAATTGAACGAATTCTTCGACATCGTCGAGAAGATGCGCGCGGTGGACACCTCCGGTGTCGAGCCGCTGTACACCCCCTTGTCCGCCATCGAGGACGTGACCCTGCGCCTGCGCGAGGACGCCGTCACCGAGCCCAACAACCGGGAGGCCAACATGGCCAACGCCCCCGCGCAAGACGGCGGCCTGTTCCTCGTGCCCAAGGTGATCGAATGA
- a CDS encoding rod shape-determining protein: protein MYGMFRKYFSTDLAIDLGTANTLIYVRDKGIVLDEPSVVSIRHEGGPNGKKTIQAVGAEAKAMLGKVPGNIEAIRPMKDGVIADFTVTEQMLKQFIKMVHPRSVLKPSPRIIICVPCGSTQVERRAIRESALGAGASEVYLIEEPMAAAIGAGLPVSEASGSMVVDIGGGTTEVGVISLGGMVYKGSVRVGGDKFDESIINYIRRNYGMLIGEPTAEAIKKEIGSAFPGSEVKEMEVKGRNLSEGVPRSFTISSNEILEALTDPLNQIVSAVKNALEQTPPELGADIAERGMMLTGGGALLRDLDRLLAEETGLPVLVAEDPLTCVVRGCGMALERMERLGSIFTSE, encoded by the coding sequence ATGTACGGAATGTTTCGCAAGTATTTTTCTACCGACCTGGCCATCGACCTGGGCACGGCCAACACGCTGATTTATGTGCGTGACAAGGGCATCGTGCTGGACGAGCCCTCCGTGGTGTCGATCCGCCACGAGGGTGGCCCCAACGGCAAGAAGACCATCCAGGCCGTGGGCGCCGAGGCCAAGGCCATGCTGGGCAAGGTGCCCGGCAACATCGAGGCCATCCGCCCGATGAAGGACGGCGTGATCGCCGACTTCACCGTCACCGAGCAGATGCTCAAGCAGTTCATCAAGATGGTGCACCCGCGCTCGGTCCTCAAGCCGTCTCCCCGCATCATCATCTGCGTGCCCTGCGGCTCCACCCAGGTCGAGCGCCGCGCCATCCGTGAATCGGCCCTGGGCGCCGGTGCCTCCGAGGTCTACCTGATCGAAGAACCGATGGCCGCGGCCATCGGCGCCGGCCTGCCGGTGTCCGAGGCCTCGGGCTCCATGGTGGTCGACATCGGCGGCGGCACGACCGAAGTGGGCGTGATCTCCCTGGGCGGCATGGTCTACAAGGGCTCCGTGCGCGTGGGCGGCGACAAGTTCGACGAATCCATCATCAACTACATCCGCCGCAACTACGGCATGCTGATCGGCGAGCCCACCGCTGAAGCCATCAAGAAGGAAATCGGTTCTGCCTTCCCCGGCTCCGAGGTCAAGGAGATGGAAGTCAAGGGCCGCAACCTGTCCGAAGGCGTGCCGCGCAGCTTCACCATCTCGTCCAACGAGATCCTCGAAGCCCTGACCGACCCGCTCAACCAGATCGTGTCGGCCGTCAAGAACGCGCTGGAGCAGACGCCACCCGAACTGGGCGCCGACATCGCCGAGCGCGGCATGATGCTGACCGGTGGTGGCGCGCTGCTGCGTGATCTCGACCGCCTGCTGGCCGAAGAAACCGGTCTGCCCGTGCTGGTGGCCGAAGACCCGCTGACCTGTGTGGTGCGCGGTTGCGGCATGGCCCTGGAGCGCATGGAGCGCCTGGGCAGCATCTTCACCTCGGAATAA
- the mreD gene encoding rod shape-determining protein MreD, whose product MMPRGSELLLPVNPLFIWFSLFVALCLNMLPWGRVAGVPDFLAVALVFWNVHQPRRVGVGGAFVLGLLMDVHQGALLGQHALAYTLLSFFAITVHRRLLWFTVASQAVQIVPLFVAAHAVSLLVRMVAGASFPGWGLLGAPLVESLLWPVASFLLLAPQRRAPDRDKNRPL is encoded by the coding sequence ATGATGCCGCGCGGCAGCGAACTGCTGCTCCCCGTCAACCCGCTGTTCATCTGGTTCTCGCTGTTCGTGGCCCTGTGCCTGAACATGCTGCCCTGGGGCCGGGTCGCCGGTGTGCCGGACTTCCTGGCCGTTGCGCTGGTGTTCTGGAACGTGCACCAGCCTCGCCGCGTGGGCGTGGGCGGCGCCTTCGTGTTGGGCCTGCTGATGGACGTGCACCAGGGCGCGCTGCTGGGCCAGCATGCCCTGGCCTACACACTGCTGAGCTTCTTTGCCATCACGGTGCACCGCCGCCTGCTGTGGTTCACGGTGGCGTCGCAGGCCGTGCAGATCGTGCCCTTGTTCGTGGCAGCGCATGCCGTGTCCCTGCTGGTGCGCATGGTCGCCGGCGCCTCCTTCCCTGGTTGGGGGCTGCTCGGTGCACCGTTGGTCGAGTCGCTGTTGTGGCCGGTGGCGTCCTTCCTGCTGCTGGCGCCGCAACGCCGTGCGCCTGACCGCGACAAGAACCGCCCGCTGTAA
- the mreC gene encoding rod shape-determining protein MreC, giving the protein MPLATLDRTPPPFFKQGPSAFTRLMFFSALAVFMMVADSRWKVTQPLRAFVATGLHPVQEVLLAPSRWWDSAGHYLSGLDEARQAQARAQRLVMQQAERVMRADQLERENARLRALLALRPRIDVASMAAEIQYDAPDPFTRKVVIDQGSASKVVLGSPVIDEAGVLGQVTRVYPLTSEVTLVTDKDAAVPVVNVRTQQRGVAYGTPHARGMELRFMAGNADVQVGDVLQTSGLDGVYPAGLPVAKVLQVDRRADSAFARISLVPLANPDSTRHVLLLEPTAGKMPERPADAASASASAAESASRHGKVHHPASKKETGGKP; this is encoded by the coding sequence ATGCCCCTGGCCACGCTGGATCGAACGCCGCCGCCCTTCTTCAAGCAAGGGCCTTCGGCGTTCACGCGTCTGATGTTTTTCTCGGCGCTGGCGGTGTTCATGATGGTGGCCGACTCGCGCTGGAAGGTCACGCAACCGCTGCGCGCCTTCGTGGCCACCGGCCTGCACCCCGTGCAGGAAGTGCTGCTGGCCCCGTCAAGATGGTGGGATTCGGCCGGGCATTACCTGTCCGGGTTGGACGAGGCCAGGCAGGCGCAGGCCCGGGCGCAGCGTCTGGTGATGCAGCAGGCTGAACGCGTGATGCGCGCCGACCAGCTGGAGCGCGAAAACGCCCGTCTGCGTGCCTTGCTCGCCTTGCGTCCACGCATTGATGTGGCCAGCATGGCCGCCGAAATCCAGTATGACGCGCCCGACCCCTTCACCCGCAAGGTCGTGATCGACCAGGGCAGCGCCTCCAAGGTGGTGCTGGGCTCGCCGGTGATCGATGAGGCCGGCGTGCTGGGCCAGGTCACGCGGGTCTACCCCCTGACGTCTGAAGTGACCCTGGTGACCGACAAGGATGCGGCTGTGCCTGTGGTCAATGTGCGCACCCAGCAACGTGGCGTGGCCTACGGCACCCCGCACGCACGCGGCATGGAGTTGCGCTTCATGGCCGGCAACGCCGACGTGCAGGTGGGTGACGTGCTGCAGACCTCCGGCCTGGACGGTGTCTACCCGGCCGGCCTGCCCGTGGCCAAGGTGCTGCAGGTGGACCGCCGTGCCGATTCGGCCTTTGCCCGCATCAGCCTGGTGCCCCTGGCCAACCCGGACAGCACGCGCCACGTGCTGCTGCTGGAGCCCACCGCCGGCAAGATGCCCGAGCGGCCCGCTGATGCGGCCTCTGCGTCCGCCTCTGCCGCGGAAAGCGCCAGCCGCCACGGCAAGGTTCACCATCCTGCCAGCAAGAAAGAAACCGGAGGCAAACCATGA